A part of Rhinolophus ferrumequinum isolate MPI-CBG mRhiFer1 chromosome 11, mRhiFer1_v1.p, whole genome shotgun sequence genomic DNA contains:
- the LOC117031126 gene encoding olfactory receptor 1052-like, which produces MAEVNCTFVTEFILLGLTERAELKVVLFMLVLLIYTISLVGNLGMLLLIQMTPKLQTPMYHFLSCLSFVDACYSSVFAPKMLLNFFAERETISFSACIVQYFLFVSLLTSEGFLLAAMAYDRYMAIVNPLLYTVAMTKIVCVAMVIGSCIGGLINSLTHTIGLVKLSFCGPNVISHFFCDLPPLLKLSCSDTSMNELLLLVFSGIIAMITFLTVMISYVFIVAAILRIRSAAGRHKAFSTCASHLTAVTLFYGSISFSYIQPSSQYSLEQEKVVSVLYTLVIPMLNPLIYSLRNKEVKNAVKRAIEIKCTP; this is translated from the coding sequence atggCTGAAGTTAACTGTACATTTGTTACTGAGTTTATCCTCTTGGGACTGACAGAGCGTGCTGAACTGAAAGTGGTCCTCTTCATGTTGGTTCTGCTTATCTATACCATTTCCTTGGTGGGGAATCTAGGAATGCTCCTTCTAATCCAAATGACTCCCAAACTCCAAACACCCATGTATCACTTCCTCAGCTGCCTCTCTTTTGTGGATGCCTGCTATTCGTCAGTCTTTGCACCCAAAATGCTGCTGAACTTCTTTGCTGAACGGGAGACAATCtcattttctgcatgtattgTGCAATATTTCTTATTCGTGTCACTCCTTACCAGTGAGGGCTTCTTGCTGGCAGCAATGGCGTATGACCGCTATATGGCCATCGTGAACCCTTTACTTTACACAGTGGCTATGACTAAGATAGTTTGTGTTGCCATGGTCATTGGATCGTGTATAGGAGGTTTAATCAACTCATTGACACATACAATTGGCTTGGTGAAATTGTCTTTCTGTGGGCCCAACGTCATCAGTCACTTTTTCTGCGACCTTCCCCCACTGTTGAAGCTGTCGTGTTCTGACACATCCATGAATGAATTGTTGCTTTTAGTCTTCTCTGGCATTATTGCCATGATCACGTTCTTGACTGTGATGATCTCCTACGTCTTCATTGTCGCAGCTATCCTGAGGATCCGCTCAGCAGCAGGTAGACACAAAGCTTTCTCCACATGTGCTTCACATCTAACAGCTGTGACTCTATTCTATGGCTCGATAAGCTTTAGTTACATTCAACCAAGCTCCCAATATTCCTTAGAACAAGAAAAAGTGGTATCCGTGCTTTACACCCTGGTGATTCCTATGTTAAACCCATTGATTTATAGCCTAAGAAATAAGGAAGTGAAGAATGCTGTGAAAAGggctatagaaataaaatgtactcCTTAA